The nucleotide sequence TTAAGTGATTTATCTGCAATATTTAATCCAATTCTTCAAGGCTGGCAGCAATACTATGGTCGATTCCATGGTTCAGCAATGTCAACGATCTGGCAACACATGAATGCTTATCTTATACGCTGGATGAGGCGTAAGTATAAAAACTTGGCCCGTCATAAAAGACGGGCTAGATATGCCTTAGGGCGACTTGCGCGTGATTTTCCAAATGCCTTTGTGCACTGGAAAATGGGATGTTTACCATCGGTTGGATAATGGGAGCCGGATGAGCTGAGAGGTTCACGTCCGGTTCTGCGAGGGGCTAAGGGTGAGACTCCCTTGGTCTACTCACCCTTATATTCGCACTCATGAAGGATGGCTGTATCTTGCAGTAGTAATCGACCTATTCTCACGGCTAGTCGTTGGCTGGTCTATGAAGTCGAGAATCACAACAGATCTGGTTTTAGATGCTCTACTGATGGCTTTGTGGCGAAGAAGCCCAAAGAACAAAGTCCTGATTCATTCTGATCAAGGTAGCCAATACACCAGTCATGAATGGCAGACATTTCTCAAGCATCACAACCTTGAAAGCAGTATGAGCCGGCGTGGAAACTGCCATGATAATGCTGTTGCTGAGAGCTTCTTTCAGCTGTTAAAGCGAGAGAGGATCAAGAAGAAAATCTATGTGACAAGAACTGAAGCAAGGTCGGATATCTTTGAATATATAGAGATGTTCTATAACTCAAAACGCAGACATGGTTCCAATGGTCAGCGTTCTCCATTAGATTATGAAAAGGCCCATCAAAAGATGGTTATGTGTGTCTAGAATTTTGGTGGCTATTCAATCACCGATGTCGACAGGTTTCCAAACGAAAAACTCTTATTTGTTTTCTACCTTTTAATTGGTGTAAAAGGGCTAAGGTCATCAATTAGATGACCTTAGTTTTTTGATTTATGTGTAAGCAAGATTGGTTAAGTAAAGGCGGGCTTTCATTGCCAAATTTGCATAATTGGCTTGCCCATCATCCAATTGTCGTTGTAACCAAAGCCTTAAAGCCTGATGATCATTAAAACATTTGTTGACGTTGAGCATGAAAGCGAGGTTGTGCAGTTTGGGAATTTGAAACTCCTCAATCAGCTCACGTGCAATTGCATCAACTTCCTGTGACACCACAACCCCACCAAAGAATGATTTAGTCATATTCATTCTCCATCTCATTGAGCTTTTCTAGCATCAGCTCAAAAGCACTGCCATCACGACGGGTAATATTAGGAACATAGCGACTGTAAACACGAAACAGCATTTCAGTCGTAGAATGTCCTAGTTGTTTGGCAATCCATTCCGGATTTTCACCAGCTGAGAGCCACAATGTCGCTGCAGTATGCCGTGTTTGATATGCACGACGACTTTTCAAACCTAAAAATCTTAATAATGGATGCCATACGCGTCGATTCACTAAGCGATAGTCCAATGGGTTGCCATTTCGCATAGAAAAAACGAATTCAGAGCGGTTCTTGACCATTTTCTTTTGTTCTAAGAGTGCTTGATACACACGCTCACTCATTTGAATGCCACGGTCTGATCCAAAGGTTTTGGTATCACCAAGTTTGCCGTTGACTAATGCTTCTTTGATATAGATCTCACGCCGTTGAAAATTCACGTTTTGCCAACGTAGACCATCGATTTCACTGGTACGCATACCTGTGAAGAAGCGAACGGTGTAGTACGGTTTAAAGTCATCACGCACAGTCTCTATGATCTTTTGCACCTCTTGTAGGGTAAAAGGTGTAACGTCAATGCGACTTTCCTTGAGATTCTTAATATTTTTATAAGGCGAAACAAAGTTGTATCGTTCCGCTGCTTCATTAAGTATCATACGTAAAGGTGTCATGATCTGATTGATTCGGGATGCCTTCAGGCTTGCTTGTTTTAAACCGTAATTCACTTTGCCGAGAGAGGAACGGAATTCAAGCAAGTCTGGCTTCTTTATCTGATCTAAGCACTGATGGCCTAATGCAGGGATCAAATAATTATTTAAAAT is from Acinetobacter lwoffii and encodes:
- a CDS encoding Arm DNA-binding domain-containing protein, with the translated sequence MANIQERYGKLVVDFRYQGVRCRETTNLEDTAQNRKLLKKRLEQLEAEITLGTFEYAKYFPKSKRVAQFSEIQQRKAVLSSSTPLFKDFAHIWFDEKKIEWRSSYQEKVLIILNNYLIPALGHQCLDQIKKPDLLEFRSSLGKVNYGLKQASLKASRINQIMTPLRMILNEAAERYNFVSPYKNIKNLKESRIDVTPFTLQEVQKIIETVRDDFKPYYTVRFFTGMRTSEIDGLRWQNVNFQRREIYIKEALVNGKLGDTKTFGSDRGIQMSERVYQALLEQKKMVKNRSEFVFSMRNGNPLDYRLVNRRVWHPLLRFLGLKSRRAYQTRHTAATLWLSAGENPEWIAKQLGHSTTEMLFRVYSRYVPNITRRDGSAFELMLEKLNEMENEYD